One part of the Oceanihabitans sp. IOP_32 genome encodes these proteins:
- a CDS encoding efflux RND transporter periplasmic adaptor subunit: MKLLYSILMVTLFITSCSGDKKQSVETIIASDNLEAMRLKRAELVGQQQNIAAQLKQLDDRIRVLDTVKNVPLVTTFKLKKEVFKHYLELQGNVNTKNLLVLYPEYNGVLTKVYVKEGQKVRKGEVLAKIDDGGLSQQLAQAEIQTNLAKTTFERQERLWNQKIGSEIQYLQAKSNYEAQAEAVNQIKQQIAKTVVRAPFSGIIDDVITDQGSVVNAGQTQLMRIVNLSDMYIKTDVPESYLNDVTVNKNVKVEFPVLGKTIDSKIRQVGNFINPANRTFKIEVAVPNKNKIIKPNLTARLKINDYTNEEALLVPLNIISENANGDQYIYVVNNKNGNNIGVAERVIIETGRTQGDIIEVLEGVNDGAEVVKEGARTVKNGQTVKVLDL, encoded by the coding sequence ATGAAATTACTTTATTCAATTTTAATGGTAACGCTTTTTATAACCTCCTGTTCTGGCGATAAAAAACAATCGGTGGAAACTATAATAGCCTCAGATAATTTAGAAGCTATGCGGTTAAAACGAGCAGAGCTTGTTGGACAGCAGCAAAACATTGCAGCGCAATTAAAGCAGTTAGACGACAGAATTAGGGTTTTAGACACTGTTAAAAACGTGCCTTTAGTGACCACATTCAAGCTTAAAAAAGAGGTGTTTAAACATTATCTAGAATTGCAAGGAAATGTAAACACTAAAAATCTGCTCGTGTTGTATCCAGAATACAATGGCGTGCTTACTAAAGTTTATGTAAAAGAAGGGCAAAAGGTTAGAAAAGGTGAAGTTTTAGCAAAAATTGACGATGGCGGCTTAAGTCAACAATTGGCACAAGCCGAAATTCAAACCAATTTAGCCAAAACAACTTTCGAACGTCAAGAGCGATTGTGGAATCAAAAAATTGGAAGCGAGATACAGTATTTACAAGCAAAATCTAACTACGAAGCTCAAGCAGAGGCTGTAAATCAAATAAAACAACAAATTGCTAAAACAGTGGTTAGGGCACCGTTTTCTGGAATTATAGACGATGTGATCACAGATCAAGGTAGTGTTGTAAACGCTGGGCAAACGCAATTAATGCGCATTGTAAATCTTAGCGATATGTACATTAAAACTGATGTTCCAGAGAGTTATTTAAATGATGTAACAGTTAATAAAAATGTAAAAGTTGAGTTTCCTGTTTTAGGTAAAACTATAGACTCTAAAATAAGGCAAGTAGGGAATTTTATAAATCCAGCCAACCGAACCTTTAAAATAGAAGTTGCCGTGCCAAATAAAAATAAAATTATAAAACCCAATTTAACGGCAAGGCTTAAAATTAACGATTATACAAATGAAGAGGCGCTTTTAGTCCCTTTAAATATCATATCAGAAAATGCCAACGGCGATCAATACATTTATGTTGTGAATAATAAAAACGGAAATAACATAGGGGTTGCCGAACGAGTTATTATTGAAACGGGCAGAACACAAGGCGATATTATCGAGGTTTTAGAGGGTGTAAACGACGGTGCAGAGGTTGTTAAAGAAGGCGCTAGAACTGTTAAAAATGGACAGACAGTAAAAGTGCTAGATTTATAA
- a CDS encoding TonB-dependent receptor domain-containing protein, with product MKNLIPLKPLAVVLLLVVSNLMFGQTVSGLVTDDTSQPVPGASVVLKGTTTGTTTDFDGNYTINANNGETLVFSYVGYETQEVIVSGSTLNVTLQSGVALDAVMLVGSRAKPRTILDSPVPIDNIGVSKLKNTGQPTVDKMLTYKVPSFNSSNQTVSDATAHFDPADLRGLGPSRTLVLVNGKRKNQSALVYINDTPGKGEVGVDLKSIPAAAIERIEVLRDGASAQYGSDAIAGVINMVLKKGVDYTTVNAKTGITTEGDGFNYGIDINTGITGETGGYLNLTFGYYEQDKTDRSGTPGADALFGVAANDPTFGSWLAENADLGTIVGQPELKKTDVFFNAGMPFKNGKGEFYTFGGLSYRKGKSFALYRTPYWVQDPFNLLHEAGTTYQGFQPNFETDIRDNNVTVGTKWGLLGFDVDLSGTYGRNAVDYEITNSLNPSLGASSPTAFDAGAYSFSNTLANFDVSRSFGALSLAFGAEIKGERFTAKAGEPASYIGGGAQSFPGLQPSNVVTATRDNYGVYADVEWEPIEALLIGGAVRYEDFSDFGDNTSWKINARYSLGESGALRGSYSTGFRAPALHQIYLSNIQTLVSGGTISNQGTFNNVDPVIRTGLGVPQLTAETSKNISAGITYKFNNNFTASVDFYNVKVDDRVLFTGEIGFDGDDTTTNPVEQVLIDNSITSLKFFTNAVNTETTGVDIVLNYSNIELGDGKLNASLAANFNETKIKGKIGTPALLEANGYDIFNRKEQSRILSARPKSKILLGLDYGINKWNFIVNNTYFGEVTWQHATTPANDQTFSGKVITDLVINYEFSEKFSANVSASNLLDVYPDAIDPKGDVVTDLGGRFKYPWEVNQFGFNGTTINAGVTFKF from the coding sequence ATGAAAAACCTAATCCCTTTAAAACCACTAGCAGTTGTACTCTTGTTAGTGGTCTCTAATTTAATGTTTGGTCAAACCGTATCCGGTTTAGTAACAGACGATACCTCGCAACCTGTACCTGGTGCTTCGGTAGTTCTAAAAGGCACGACAACAGGAACAACAACCGATTTTGATGGCAATTATACTATAAACGCAAACAATGGAGAAACCCTTGTTTTTTCTTATGTAGGCTACGAAACTCAAGAGGTTATAGTATCAGGAAGCACCTTAAATGTGACTTTGCAATCTGGAGTAGCACTTGATGCTGTTATGCTGGTGGGAAGTAGAGCCAAACCTAGAACGATATTAGATTCTCCCGTGCCAATCGATAATATTGGAGTAAGCAAATTGAAAAACACTGGCCAACCTACGGTAGATAAAATGCTTACTTATAAAGTCCCATCTTTCAACTCGTCAAATCAAACCGTTTCAGACGCAACGGCACATTTTGATCCTGCAGATTTAAGAGGATTAGGACCGAGTAGAACTTTGGTTTTAGTGAATGGAAAAAGAAAAAATCAAAGTGCTTTAGTTTATATTAATGACACCCCAGGTAAAGGTGAAGTTGGAGTCGATTTAAAAAGTATACCTGCCGCCGCCATAGAGAGGATTGAAGTTTTAAGAGATGGCGCATCAGCACAATACGGATCTGATGCCATAGCGGGAGTAATTAACATGGTTTTAAAAAAAGGCGTTGACTATACCACAGTTAATGCCAAAACTGGTATTACCACAGAAGGCGATGGCTTTAACTACGGCATAGATATAAATACCGGCATTACTGGTGAAACCGGAGGATATTTAAATTTAACCTTTGGCTATTACGAGCAAGATAAAACAGACAGATCTGGAACACCAGGAGCAGATGCTTTATTTGGAGTTGCAGCTAACGATCCTACTTTTGGGTCGTGGTTAGCAGAAAATGCAGATTTAGGAACCATAGTTGGCCAACCAGAATTAAAGAAAACCGATGTGTTTTTTAATGCAGGTATGCCTTTTAAGAATGGTAAAGGAGAGTTCTACACTTTTGGAGGTTTATCTTACAGAAAAGGAAAGAGTTTTGCCTTATATAGAACCCCATATTGGGTTCAAGATCCTTTTAATCTGTTACACGAAGCAGGAACCACCTACCAAGGGTTTCAGCCAAATTTTGAAACCGATATTAGAGATAATAATGTTACGGTTGGAACCAAATGGGGGCTGCTTGGATTTGATGTTGATTTGAGCGGTACTTATGGTAGAAATGCGGTAGATTACGAAATAACCAATAGTTTGAACCCGTCGTTAGGAGCGAGCAGTCCGACAGCTTTTGACGCTGGAGCTTATTCCTTTAGTAATACTCTAGCTAATTTTGATGTGTCTAGAAGTTTTGGTGCATTAAGTCTTGCTTTTGGTGCCGAAATTAAAGGCGAACGCTTTACAGCCAAGGCGGGAGAGCCAGCGTCGTATATTGGTGGTGGCGCACAATCGTTTCCTGGCCTACAACCGAGTAATGTGGTTACCGCCACAAGAGATAATTATGGCGTTTACGCCGATGTAGAATGGGAACCTATAGAAGCCCTTTTAATTGGAGGCGCTGTAAGATATGAGGATTTTAGCGATTTTGGAGATAATACCTCTTGGAAAATTAATGCCAGATATTCTTTGGGTGAAAGTGGTGCCTTAAGAGGATCTTATAGCACAGGGTTTAGAGCACCTGCATTACATCAAATATATTTAAGTAATATTCAAACCTTAGTTTCTGGCGGAACTATTTCTAACCAAGGTACTTTTAATAATGTAGATCCGGTAATTAGAACAGGTTTAGGGGTGCCCCAATTAACGGCAGAAACCTCGAAAAATATTTCTGCAGGTATTACCTATAAATTTAATAACAACTTTACAGCCTCGGTAGATTTTTACAACGTAAAAGTGGACGACCGCGTATTGTTTACCGGAGAAATAGGTTTTGATGGAGATGATACGACTACAAATCCAGTAGAGCAAGTCTTAATAGACAATTCTATTACCAGTTTAAAATTCTTTACCAATGCTGTAAATACTGAAACTACAGGCGTAGACATCGTTCTTAATTACAGCAATATCGAATTGGGTGATGGTAAATTAAACGCCTCTTTAGCGGCCAACTTTAACGAAACTAAAATTAAAGGAAAAATAGGAACCCCTGCATTGTTAGAAGCCAATGGATATGACATTTTTAACAGAAAAGAGCAGTCAAGAATATTATCGGCAAGACCAAAATCTAAAATTTTATTAGGATTAGATTATGGTATTAATAAATGGAATTTTATTGTTAATAACACCTATTTTGGTGAAGTGACTTGGCAGCATGCCACAACACCTGCTAACGACCAGACATTTTCTGGTAAAGTGATTACCGATTTAGTAATTAACTATGAGTTTAGTGAGAAGTTCTCTGCTAATGTATCGGCAAGCAATTTATTAGATGTCTATCCAGATGCTATAGATCCTAAGGGTGATGTGGTTACCGATCTGGGAGGTCGTTTCAAGTACCCGTGGGAAGTAAATCAATTTGGATTTAATGGCACTACCATTAATGCTGGAGTTACCTTTAAATTTTAA
- a CDS encoding efflux RND transporter permease subunit: MTKNKKQIDKEFGLSSWAINNKTTMYVVMGIILFLGISAFFAMPRESFPEIKETKIYVSSVYPGNTAEDIEKLITDPLEDKLKTVSNVVDITSTSQEDSSIIIVEFDETLTIAEAKQKVRDEIDSETSSEDWPTFNGAKVEPNVFALSLSEEMPILNINISGDYTVEKLKEYGEYLQDEIENLLEIKQVDIRGVQDKEVEVAVDIFKMQASKVSFDDIINTINGGNVTMSGGNLISSGQRRTIRILGEIEHPNELENFVVKSENNNPIYLKDVAQVSFKSKDKTTYAREFGNQVVMLDVKKRAGENMVAATEEIREIVQYAIDNVFPQDLKVTIANDQSRVTIGQVDDLVNNILFGVILVVTVLMFFLGFKNAIFVGFAIPMSMFMSLMILNLFGYTLNTMILFGLIMGLGMLVDNGIVVVENVYRLMDEEGMTRVDAAKKGIGEIAFPIIISTATTVAAFIPLGLWPGVMGEFMKLLPITLATVLGSSLVVAIFFNSVLVSEFMSTEDVDMPLKKIIKLTAIMAGIGLLIFIFGGENRALGSLMIFTAILLWGYRLFLRKWTNGFQNKILPKLENWYEKELRSALTNKKPYWLVGSTFVLLILSFVAFGASLASQRTNVEFFPDNKPNQIIVYIEYPEGTDIERTNAITKEIEKKVYEVIEDAQYKDGDYNFMVESAVSQVGEGAGNPQTDGGSTSEMPHKGKITASMREFKYRRGEDSELLRQKVQQALVGVYPGVLISVEKDAAGPPAGSPINIELEGDDYDELINTAERMREFINSKNIAGIDELKIDVNKDKPGMLVVVDRKKAGELGVSASQVGQQIRNSIFGAKAGVYKEDGDDFDIYVRFNAENRYNTSALFNQNITFRDMASGQIKEIPVSALATRSNNSNFSAIKHNDTKRVVTVYSALAPGFVDAGAIVAQIQNEMKGFENLPDTIKIDYTGQLEEQAKQQSFLNGALLTGLALIFFILIFQFNSVSRPTIIMIAIFLSFIGVFGGIVITGASFVIMMTMMGIISLAGIVVNNGVVLLDYAQLLIDRKKNELGLEANIYLQTNDLFECIVKAGKARLRPVLLTAITTILGLIPLATGFNINFFTLFKDFDPNIYFGGDNVVFWGPLAWTVIYGLLIATFLTLIIVPVLFFLITKFKMWLYKDRVVSTDQDLIAEGTINRDAAID, from the coding sequence ATGACTAAAAATAAAAAACAAATAGACAAAGAGTTTGGTTTATCGTCTTGGGCCATAAACAATAAAACGACCATGTATGTGGTTATGGGGATAATTTTGTTTTTAGGTATTTCTGCCTTTTTCGCTATGCCTCGTGAGAGTTTTCCAGAAATAAAAGAGACCAAAATTTATGTTAGTTCCGTTTATCCTGGAAATACAGCAGAAGATATTGAGAAATTAATAACAGATCCTTTAGAAGATAAATTAAAAACGGTAAGTAACGTTGTAGATATTACCTCGACATCTCAAGAAGATTCATCTATAATTATTGTAGAATTTGATGAGACTTTAACCATTGCCGAGGCCAAACAAAAAGTACGAGATGAGATAGATTCTGAAACGTCTAGTGAAGATTGGCCAACCTTTAATGGCGCAAAAGTAGAGCCTAACGTTTTTGCCTTGAGTTTAAGTGAAGAGATGCCCATTTTAAACATCAATATCTCTGGCGATTATACCGTCGAGAAGCTTAAGGAATACGGTGAGTATTTGCAAGACGAAATAGAAAATCTACTCGAAATTAAACAAGTAGATATTCGCGGTGTTCAAGACAAAGAGGTAGAGGTAGCGGTTGATATTTTTAAAATGCAAGCCTCTAAAGTAAGTTTTGACGATATTATTAATACCATTAACGGTGGTAATGTGACCATGTCGGGAGGAAATCTAATTTCAAGTGGCCAGCGAAGAACCATTCGTATTTTAGGAGAGATTGAACACCCCAATGAGCTTGAAAACTTTGTGGTTAAAAGCGAAAACAATAATCCTATTTATCTCAAAGATGTAGCTCAGGTGTCTTTTAAGTCTAAAGATAAGACCACTTATGCTAGAGAGTTTGGAAACCAAGTGGTTATGCTCGATGTAAAGAAACGTGCGGGCGAAAACATGGTAGCGGCCACAGAAGAGATTCGAGAGATTGTACAATATGCTATTGACAATGTATTTCCGCAAGACTTAAAAGTGACTATTGCCAACGATCAATCTAGAGTAACCATTGGTCAGGTTGACGATTTAGTAAATAATATTCTTTTCGGTGTTATTTTAGTAGTTACCGTTTTAATGTTCTTTTTAGGCTTTAAAAACGCCATTTTTGTGGGGTTTGCCATACCCATGTCTATGTTTATGTCTCTAATGATTTTAAACCTATTTGGCTATACCTTGAATACCATGATACTTTTCGGTCTTATTATGGGCTTAGGTATGCTGGTAGATAATGGTATCGTGGTGGTAGAAAATGTGTATCGCCTCATGGACGAAGAGGGCATGACGCGTGTTGATGCGGCCAAAAAAGGGATTGGAGAAATTGCGTTTCCTATTATTATTTCTACGGCAACTACAGTGGCCGCCTTTATTCCGTTGGGCTTATGGCCCGGAGTTATGGGCGAGTTTATGAAGCTTTTGCCTATAACCTTAGCTACGGTTTTGGGGTCCTCTTTAGTGGTGGCTATATTTTTTAATTCGGTGTTGGTGTCCGAATTTATGAGTACTGAGGATGTCGATATGCCACTTAAAAAAATAATTAAACTCACCGCTATAATGGCAGGTATTGGGCTTCTTATTTTTATTTTTGGAGGTGAAAATCGGGCCTTAGGTTCGCTCATGATTTTTACCGCAATCTTACTCTGGGGTTATCGTCTGTTTTTACGAAAATGGACTAATGGTTTTCAAAATAAAATATTACCTAAGCTGGAGAATTGGTACGAGAAGGAGTTGAGAAGCGCTTTAACAAATAAAAAGCCTTATTGGTTAGTGGGTTCTACTTTTGTTTTGTTGATTCTATCTTTTGTGGCTTTTGGAGCATCCCTAGCATCGCAACGTACCAACGTGGAGTTTTTTCCAGATAATAAGCCTAACCAAATTATTGTTTATATAGAATATCCTGAAGGTACAGATATTGAAAGAACCAATGCCATCACTAAAGAAATCGAAAAAAAGGTGTATGAAGTGATTGAAGATGCGCAATACAAGGATGGGGATTATAATTTTATGGTCGAAAGTGCGGTGTCTCAAGTTGGCGAAGGTGCTGGTAATCCGCAAACCGATGGGGGTTCCACTTCAGAAATGCCACATAAAGGTAAAATTACCGCCTCTATGCGTGAGTTTAAATACAGACGCGGAGAAGACAGTGAGTTGCTACGTCAAAAAGTACAGCAAGCTTTGGTTGGCGTTTATCCAGGGGTTTTAATTTCAGTTGAAAAAGATGCTGCAGGACCACCTGCTGGGTCGCCAATTAATATTGAACTTGAAGGCGACGATTACGACGAGTTAATTAATACGGCCGAGCGTATGCGCGAATTTATAAATTCTAAAAACATTGCTGGAATCGATGAGTTAAAAATTGATGTCAACAAGGATAAACCTGGTATGTTGGTGGTTGTAGACAGGAAGAAGGCTGGAGAGTTGGGTGTGAGCGCCTCTCAAGTGGGACAGCAAATACGTAATTCTATTTTTGGTGCAAAAGCTGGGGTTTATAAAGAAGATGGCGACGATTTTGATATTTATGTGCGTTTTAACGCAGAAAACAGATACAATACCAGCGCACTATTTAATCAAAACATAACGTTTAGAGATATGGCTTCTGGGCAGATAAAAGAAATTCCTGTATCTGCATTGGCTACAAGAAGCAATAACTCTAACTTTAGTGCCATTAAACACAACGATACAAAACGTGTTGTTACGGTGTATTCGGCCTTAGCTCCAGGTTTTGTCGATGCTGGTGCCATAGTCGCTCAAATTCAAAACGAAATGAAAGGTTTCGAGAATTTACCAGATACTATAAAAATAGATTACACCGGACAATTAGAAGAGCAGGCCAAGCAGCAAAGCTTTTTAAACGGTGCTTTACTAACAGGATTAGCTTTAATTTTCTTTATACTCATTTTTCAATTTAATTCGGTGTCAAGGCCTACCATTATCATGATAGCCATATTTTTAAGCTTTATTGGTGTGTTTGGTGGTATTGTTATTACTGGGGCTTCATTCGTTATTATGATGACCATGATGGGAATTATCTCCCTTGCTGGAATTGTCGTGAATAATGGTGTGGTTTTGCTGGATTATGCCCAATTACTCATTGATAGAAAGAAAAACGAATTGGGCTTAGAAGCTAATATATACTTACAGACTAACGATTTGTTTGAGTGCATTGTAAAAGCTGGAAAAGCGCGTTTACGTCCTGTTTTATTAACTGCTATTACTACTATTTTAGGGTTAATTCCTTTGGCAACAGGATTTAATATAAACTTTTTCACTTTGTTTAAAGATTTTGATCCTAACATTTATTTTGGTGGAGATAACGTCGTATTCTGGGGGCCGTTAGCGTGGACTGTGATATACGGTTTGCTAATAGCAACATTCTTGACCTTAATTATCGTGCCCGTGTTATTCTTTTTAATAACTAAATTTAAAATGTGGTTGTATAAAGATCGAGTGGTTTCAACTGATCAAGATTTAATTGCCGAGGGTACGATTAATAGGGATGCGGCTATAGATTAA
- a CDS encoding TonB-dependent receptor, which yields MYKLLTFKIFIISALFASFSTVHAQEVNGTVTDESGPVPGVSVIIKGTTVGTTTDFDGNYSITANNGDVLVFSYVGYETQEVTVTGNIMNVTMKSGVALDEVVLVGSRNPSRTATDTAVPVDVIDISELTAAGPQVNLNQILNFVAPSFTSNTQTISDGTDHIDPASLRGLGPDQVLVLINGKRRHNSSLVNVNGTFGRGSVGTDLNAIPSGAIKRLEVLRDGAAAQYGSDAIAGVINIVLNTSVNELTFNVTSGANFSKNANKQTGGVDGETVNISVNYGIPLGEKGGFINFTGDFDYREDYNRMKAWEGNIFNQYNTIERFANNDGYDIANLLDDDVADVIQYGNAAGFSLDPAATKADLQSILSADNTEAELAARGLERSDFNMRVGQSQLRGGRFFANLSIPMDNNGTELYSFAGMSSRKGNSAGFYRLPNQARTYTPAYINGFLPEINSTISDKSIAVGIKGKVNNWNVDLSNTYGKNEFLYTIGNTFNASLQNTSPTTFDAGGFNFVQNTVNLDISQFYDDIMNGLNVAFGAEYRSENYEIEAGEEASYGQYTSAGVLITTPTQNPSVDFFGNARPGGSQVFPGFGTKNELSRGRSSIAGYFDLEADITEKLLLSFATRFENYSDFGSTINFKLAGRIKASDNLNFRAAANTGFRAPSLHQLNFNSTSTLFNQQGEPEEVGTFSNDSRAAQLLGIPQLKEETSRSLSLGFTAKIPDANLTFTVDGYFVGIDDRVVYTGQFSPKLDDSGVPIDAANAELANLLKQANASKASFFANAIDTESKGLDIVITHTADIGSNARLKSDLSGTFSKTKQVGAINASQILEDAGQVGTYFPEDSRVYLEEAVPRTKVNLTNNLSIGKWNVFLRNNFFGEVTEATTNIDTQEIYGSKVVTDLSFGYKASESLTLTIGANNLLDIYPDRAAEVLPNGGTNRSSGRFDWSRRAQQFGIAGRFLFARVSFQLK from the coding sequence ATGTATAAATTATTGACCTTTAAAATTTTTATAATTTCCGCGCTATTCGCTTCATTTAGTACAGTCCATGCGCAGGAAGTAAACGGTACGGTTACCGACGAATCTGGCCCTGTACCTGGAGTATCTGTAATTATTAAAGGTACTACTGTAGGAACCACCACCGATTTTGATGGAAATTATTCCATTACTGCCAACAATGGGGATGTTCTTGTTTTTTCCTACGTGGGTTACGAGACGCAAGAAGTTACAGTGACTGGAAATATTATGAATGTTACCATGAAATCTGGGGTTGCCTTAGATGAGGTTGTGCTTGTTGGCTCAAGAAATCCTAGCAGAACAGCGACAGATACTGCTGTACCTGTTGATGTTATCGACATCTCTGAACTCACAGCTGCAGGACCTCAAGTAAATTTAAATCAGATTTTAAATTTTGTAGCCCCCTCATTCACATCAAACACGCAAACCATTTCTGATGGTACCGATCATATCGACCCTGCCTCGTTAAGAGGTTTAGGACCAGATCAAGTATTGGTTTTAATAAACGGCAAGAGAAGACATAATTCTTCTTTAGTTAATGTTAATGGTACTTTTGGTAGAGGTAGCGTGGGTACAGACTTAAACGCCATACCATCTGGGGCTATTAAACGCTTGGAGGTATTAAGAGATGGCGCTGCTGCACAATACGGCTCTGATGCTATTGCAGGGGTTATTAATATCGTTTTAAACACCAGCGTAAACGAGCTTACTTTTAACGTAACATCGGGTGCAAATTTCTCTAAAAATGCCAATAAACAAACTGGAGGTGTCGATGGTGAAACCGTGAACATTAGTGTAAATTATGGAATCCCATTAGGAGAAAAAGGAGGCTTTATTAATTTTACTGGTGATTTTGATTATAGAGAAGATTACAATAGAATGAAAGCCTGGGAAGGTAACATCTTCAATCAATATAACACCATAGAACGTTTTGCTAATAATGATGGCTACGATATCGCAAATTTATTAGATGATGATGTTGCAGATGTTATTCAATATGGCAATGCCGCTGGCTTTAGCTTAGATCCGGCAGCTACAAAAGCAGATTTGCAAAGTATTTTGAGTGCCGACAATACGGAAGCCGAACTAGCAGCTCGCGGATTAGAACGTAGTGATTTTAATATGCGTGTTGGCCAATCTCAACTTCGTGGAGGCCGCTTTTTTGCTAATTTATCAATACCGATGGATAACAATGGCACAGAATTATATTCCTTTGCTGGTATGAGCTCAAGAAAAGGAAACTCGGCAGGGTTTTACAGATTACCAAACCAAGCAAGAACCTACACACCAGCTTATATTAACGGTTTTTTACCAGAAATTAATTCCACGATTAGCGATAAATCTATAGCTGTAGGAATTAAAGGAAAAGTAAACAACTGGAATGTCGATTTGAGTAATACCTATGGCAAAAACGAATTTCTCTACACTATTGGAAACACGTTTAACGCCTCCCTTCAAAACACATCGCCAACAACATTTGATGCTGGTGGCTTTAACTTTGTTCAAAACACCGTAAATTTAGATATAAGTCAGTTTTATGATGATATAATGAACGGATTAAACGTGGCCTTTGGTGCCGAATATCGATCTGAAAACTATGAAATTGAAGCTGGAGAAGAAGCCTCTTACGGTCAATATACGTCTGCTGGCGTACTTATTACAACCCCAACTCAAAATCCTTCAGTAGATTTCTTTGGTAATGCTCGACCAGGAGGCTCGCAAGTATTTCCAGGTTTTGGCACTAAAAACGAACTCTCTAGAGGCCGAAGTAGTATTGCTGGGTATTTTGATTTAGAAGCCGATATTACCGAAAAACTGCTTCTTAGTTTCGCCACACGTTTTGAAAACTATTCAGATTTCGGGTCGACCATTAACTTTAAACTCGCAGGAAGAATAAAAGCTAGCGATAATCTAAACTTTAGAGCCGCGGCAAATACAGGTTTTCGAGCGCCTTCGTTACACCAATTAAACTTTAACTCTACCTCAACGTTATTTAACCAACAAGGAGAGCCAGAAGAGGTAGGGACATTCTCGAATGATAGTAGAGCCGCTCAATTATTAGGCATCCCACAGTTAAAGGAGGAAACTTCAAGAAGTTTAAGTTTAGGTTTTACGGCAAAAATACCAGATGCTAACTTAACCTTTACGGTAGATGGTTATTTTGTTGGTATTGACGATAGAGTGGTATATACCGGACAATTTTCTCCAAAACTAGATGACTCTGGCGTACCAATTGACGCCGCTAATGCAGAATTAGCAAATTTATTAAAGCAAGCCAATGCCTCTAAGGCTTCATTTTTTGCAAATGCAATCGACACAGAATCTAAAGGATTAGATATTGTTATTACGCATACAGCAGATATAGGCAGCAATGCAAGATTGAAATCTGATTTATCTGGAACATTTTCTAAAACAAAACAAGTAGGTGCTATTAACGCCTCCCAAATATTAGAAGATGCTGGTCAAGTAGGCACTTATTTCCCAGAGGACAGTAGAGTTTATTTAGAAGAAGCAGTCCCAAGAACTAAGGTGAATTTAACCAATAATTTAAGCATTGGTAAATGGAATGTCTTTTTAAGAAATAATTTCTTTGGTGAAGTTACCGAAGCCACAACCAATATTGATACGCAAGAGATTTACGGATCGAAAGTGGTAACCGATTTATCTTTTGGCTACAAAGCTTCCGAAAGCTTAACCCTTACCATTGGTGCTAATAATTTATTAGATATTTACCCAGATAGAGCTGCCGAAGTTTTACCTAACGGAGGCACCAATAGAAGTAGTGGTCGTTTTGATTGGTCTAGAAGAGCGCAACAATTTGGTATTGCAGGACGCTTCCTTTTTGCTAGAGTGAGCTTCCAATTAAAATAA